The following proteins are encoded in a genomic region of Anabas testudineus chromosome 13, fAnaTes1.2, whole genome shotgun sequence:
- the gdpd4a gene encoding glycerophosphodiester phosphodiesterase domain-containing protein 5 isoform X1, whose product MPITRLKLGKLKVVRRQLLQRYEHQPFVSCLAGLYGCQWRRYQRARAQPGECCCSKVECGSFGLLILTFFLTFVFLYFWSEAQNDYNDFDWFNFGTLGFWFPWSLVLLAVAASLFTYIALLLVLAVCLLSEGQRLYLHWSHKTGIVVTLAFSVTATAVLSDLWSKEWQTLLLSLQVTAPFLHVAAVALMAILSWPIALHFFRMNKKVRQVAVLGLYLSVLFSLYLVPLGMYSPCIKDKGTLGPPPSLIGHRGAPMISPENTLMSFEKAVEAGGEGLETDVTISYDGVPFLMHDLTLRRTTNVAEVFPNRTHLDASMFTWAELQQLNAGDWFLSKDPFTTVSSLSEVDRYQALNQSIPSLAQFLELASTSGRLVLFDLRKPPHGHPYSQSYINTTLQVVEAHINSSQVLWLPSEDRELVQAVDPELQQTSGEKASIQELTDAHITRLNLHYSTMSQQQISKYQSVNISTNLYVISQPWLYTLAWCAGAQSVTTNSIHILSNINKPLFLMTPEEYNLMWILTDAVSAFLIIAVFIFHWWRERGLPFWSGSRQTHENGPYSKFRTELSDVWSISSVNVRPDLRSAPNSPITPHLPTITEE is encoded by the exons ATGCCCATAACCAGACTGAAGCTGGGGAAGCTAAAGGTGGTGCGGCGGCAGCTGCTGCAAAG GTATGAACACCAACCATTTGTCTCCTGTTTGGCTGGCCTCTATGGTTGCCAATGGAGACGATACCAAAGAGCCCGCGCACAGCCAGGAgagtgctgctgcagcaag GTGGAGTGTGGCAGTTTTGGGCTCTTGATCCTGACCTTCTTCCTTACTTTTGTATTCCTTTACTTCTGGAGTGAAGCTCAGAATGACTACAATGACTTTGACTG GTTTAACTTTGGCACTCTTGGTTTCTGGTTTCCATGGTCTCTGGTCCTGCTGGCTGTTGCTGCTTCACTCTTCACATATATTGCCCTGCTGTTG GTGCTGGCAGTGTGTCTGCTTTCTGAGGGTCAGAGACTGTACCTTCATTGGAGCCACAAG aCTGGTATCGTGGTGACATTGGCGTTTTCCGTCACAGCCACTGCTGTCCTGTCTGACCTCTGGAGCAAAGAATGGCAgactctccttctctctctgcag GTGACAGCACCTTTCCTACATGTGGCAGCAGTTGCCCTAATGGCGATCCTCTCCTGGCCAATAGCATTACACTTCTTCCGCATGAATAAGAAAG TGCGTCAGGTGGCTGTCCTGGGTCTCTACCTGTCCGTGCTGTTCTCTCTCTACCTTGTTCCCCTGGGAATGTATTCTCCCTGCATTAAAGACAAAGGAACTCTGGGACCTCCTCCATCACTCATTGGACACAGAGGAGCTCCAATG atTTCTCCGGAGAATACTTTAATGTCATTTGAGAAAGCGGtggaagcaggaggagaaggactAGAAACTGATGTCACTATCAG TTATGATGGTGTTCCTTTCCTGATGCATGACTTGACTCTGCGGAGAACCACTAATGTTGCCGAGGTTTTCCCAAATCGGACACACCTTGATGCCTCTATGTTCACCTGGGCTGAGTTACAACAGCTGAATGCTGGTGACTGGTTCTTATCg AAGGATCCATTTACTACTGTGTCATCCCTGTCTGAGGTGGACCGCTACCAGGCTCTGAACCAGTCTATTCCATCTCTGGCCCAGTTTCTGGAGTTAGCATCCACTAGTGGTAGACTAGTGCTGTTTGACCTGCGGAAGCCACCACATGGACATCCTTACAGCCAGTCATATATAAACACCACTCTGCAGGTGGTGGAGGCCCACATTAACTCTTCACAG GTGCTGTGGCTACCGTCCGAAGACAGAGAGCTGGTCCAGGCTGTTGACCCAGAATTGCAGCAGACCTCTGGAGAGAAGGCTTCTATTCAGGAACTGACAGATGCCCATATAACCAGACTAAACCTGCATTACAGCACCATGTCTCAGCAACAGATCAG TAAGTACCAGTCAGTGAACATCAGTACTAACTTGTACGTGATCAGCCAGCCGTGGCTCTACACTCTGGCCTGGTGTGCTGGAGCTCAGTCTGTAACCACAAACTCCATCCATATCCTGTCCAACATCAACAAACCACTTTTCCTCATG ACTCCAGAGGAATATAATCTGATGTGGATTCTGACTGATGCAGTGTCTGCCTTTCTCATCATTGCAGTTTTCATATTCCACTG gtggagagagaggggcCTGCCTTTCTGGTCCGGCAGCCGTCAGACTCATGAGAATGGACCGTACAGCAAGTTCAGGACAG AGTTGAGTGACGTATGGTCCATCTCCAGTGTCAACGTCCGGCCTGACTTACGGAGCGCACCCAATTCACCCATAACTCCTCATCTGCCCACCATAACAGAAGAGTGA
- the gdpd4a gene encoding glycerophosphodiester phosphodiesterase domain-containing protein 5 isoform X2 yields the protein MPITRLKLGKLKVVRRQLLQRYEHQPFVSCLAGLYGCQWRRYQRARAQPGECCCSKVECGSFGLLILTFFLTFVFLYFWSEAQNDYNDFDWFNFGTLGFWFPWSLVLLAVAASLFTYIALLLVLAVCLLSEGQRLYLHWSHKTGIVVTLAFSVTATAVLSDLWSKEWQTLLLSLQVTAPFLHVAAVALMAILSWPIALHFFRMNKKVRQVAVLGLYLSVLFSLYLVPLGMYSPCIKDKGTLGPPPSLIGHRGAPMISPENTLMSFEKAVEAGGEGLETDVTISYDGVPFLMHDLTLRRTTNVAEVFPNRTHLDASMFTWAELQQLNAGDWFLSKDPFTTVSSLSEVDRYQALNQSIPSLAQFLELASTSGRLVLFDLRKPPHGHPYSQSYINTTLQVVEAHINSSQVLWLPSEDRELVQAVDPELQQTSGEKASIQELTDAHITRLNLHYSTMSQQQISKYQSVNISTNLYVISQPWLYTLAWCAGAQSVTTNSIHILSNINKPLFLMTPEEYNLMWILTDAVSAFLIIAVFIFHWWRERGLPFWSGSRQTHENGPYSKFRTDSSEVICIRWIPLLSDPSTGSLVSLPSVFNP from the exons ATGCCCATAACCAGACTGAAGCTGGGGAAGCTAAAGGTGGTGCGGCGGCAGCTGCTGCAAAG GTATGAACACCAACCATTTGTCTCCTGTTTGGCTGGCCTCTATGGTTGCCAATGGAGACGATACCAAAGAGCCCGCGCACAGCCAGGAgagtgctgctgcagcaag GTGGAGTGTGGCAGTTTTGGGCTCTTGATCCTGACCTTCTTCCTTACTTTTGTATTCCTTTACTTCTGGAGTGAAGCTCAGAATGACTACAATGACTTTGACTG GTTTAACTTTGGCACTCTTGGTTTCTGGTTTCCATGGTCTCTGGTCCTGCTGGCTGTTGCTGCTTCACTCTTCACATATATTGCCCTGCTGTTG GTGCTGGCAGTGTGTCTGCTTTCTGAGGGTCAGAGACTGTACCTTCATTGGAGCCACAAG aCTGGTATCGTGGTGACATTGGCGTTTTCCGTCACAGCCACTGCTGTCCTGTCTGACCTCTGGAGCAAAGAATGGCAgactctccttctctctctgcag GTGACAGCACCTTTCCTACATGTGGCAGCAGTTGCCCTAATGGCGATCCTCTCCTGGCCAATAGCATTACACTTCTTCCGCATGAATAAGAAAG TGCGTCAGGTGGCTGTCCTGGGTCTCTACCTGTCCGTGCTGTTCTCTCTCTACCTTGTTCCCCTGGGAATGTATTCTCCCTGCATTAAAGACAAAGGAACTCTGGGACCTCCTCCATCACTCATTGGACACAGAGGAGCTCCAATG atTTCTCCGGAGAATACTTTAATGTCATTTGAGAAAGCGGtggaagcaggaggagaaggactAGAAACTGATGTCACTATCAG TTATGATGGTGTTCCTTTCCTGATGCATGACTTGACTCTGCGGAGAACCACTAATGTTGCCGAGGTTTTCCCAAATCGGACACACCTTGATGCCTCTATGTTCACCTGGGCTGAGTTACAACAGCTGAATGCTGGTGACTGGTTCTTATCg AAGGATCCATTTACTACTGTGTCATCCCTGTCTGAGGTGGACCGCTACCAGGCTCTGAACCAGTCTATTCCATCTCTGGCCCAGTTTCTGGAGTTAGCATCCACTAGTGGTAGACTAGTGCTGTTTGACCTGCGGAAGCCACCACATGGACATCCTTACAGCCAGTCATATATAAACACCACTCTGCAGGTGGTGGAGGCCCACATTAACTCTTCACAG GTGCTGTGGCTACCGTCCGAAGACAGAGAGCTGGTCCAGGCTGTTGACCCAGAATTGCAGCAGACCTCTGGAGAGAAGGCTTCTATTCAGGAACTGACAGATGCCCATATAACCAGACTAAACCTGCATTACAGCACCATGTCTCAGCAACAGATCAG TAAGTACCAGTCAGTGAACATCAGTACTAACTTGTACGTGATCAGCCAGCCGTGGCTCTACACTCTGGCCTGGTGTGCTGGAGCTCAGTCTGTAACCACAAACTCCATCCATATCCTGTCCAACATCAACAAACCACTTTTCCTCATG ACTCCAGAGGAATATAATCTGATGTGGATTCTGACTGATGCAGTGTCTGCCTTTCTCATCATTGCAGTTTTCATATTCCACTG gtggagagagaggggcCTGCCTTTCTGGTCCGGCAGCCGTCAGACTCATGAGAATGGACCGTACAGCAAGTTCAGGACAG ACTCCTCAGAGGTCATCTGTATTCGCTGGATCCCTCTCCTATCTGACCCCTCTACTGGATCTCTCGTCTCTCTCCCCTCGGTCTTCAACCCATGA